One genomic segment of Gemmatimonadaceae bacterium includes these proteins:
- a CDS encoding ATP-binding cassette domain-containing protein, producing the protein MTDAPNDRRTGRPDNRRSDGSDAETAPDTPIRRPDDDLRVRAAIRRELADDEKTDEATAEPSAENGSQPQAAAGERGVAALENIYLAFDEPILEDVSFSATEGETIVVAGESGTGKSTILKLLLRLLVPERGSVYIDNEEITGLNFNDALKVRQKMGMVFQSAALFDSMSVFENIAYPLREHTELKDDEILDRVREKLSFVDLDPDRVLDQMPSELSGGMRKRVGIARGMADNPKIMLYDEPTSGLDPLTTATITHLIIKLQRELGVTSVVVTHDIRSAFRMASRIAILANRKIAFFGTPEELSGSDDKYLRDFLGGF; encoded by the coding sequence GTGACAGACGCTCCGAACGATCGACGCACCGGGCGGCCGGATAACCGTCGGAGTGACGGGTCCGACGCGGAAACAGCGCCTGACACTCCCATTCGCCGCCCGGACGACGATCTAAGAGTTCGCGCCGCAATCCGCCGCGAGCTTGCGGATGATGAGAAGACGGATGAGGCCACCGCTGAGCCTAGCGCGGAAAACGGTAGCCAACCACAGGCAGCAGCGGGCGAACGAGGGGTAGCCGCGCTTGAGAACATCTACCTCGCGTTCGACGAACCGATTCTCGAGGACGTGTCATTCTCCGCAACGGAGGGCGAGACAATAGTCGTTGCCGGCGAATCGGGCACCGGCAAGTCGACAATCCTCAAACTCCTCTTGCGCCTGCTCGTTCCGGAACGCGGTTCGGTCTACATCGATAATGAGGAAATCACCGGGCTCAACTTCAACGATGCGCTGAAAGTCCGTCAGAAAATGGGCATGGTTTTTCAAAGTGCGGCTTTGTTCGATTCCATGAGTGTGTTCGAAAATATTGCCTATCCACTCCGTGAGCATACGGAGCTCAAGGATGATGAAATACTCGATCGCGTCCGTGAAAAATTGTCATTCGTCGATCTTGATCCGGACCGCGTGCTTGACCAGATGCCCTCTGAACTTTCCGGTGGCATGAGAAAGCGGGTGGGAATCGCCCGCGGGATGGCGGACAATCCGAAAATCATGCTGTATGACGAGCCGACCTCAGGCCTCGATCCACTTACGACGGCGACGATCACGCACCTTATCATCAAGCTCCAGCGTGAGCTAGGGGTCACGAGCGTAGTCGTCACCCACGATATCCGGTCCGCCTTTCGCATGGCCAGCAGGATTGCCATTCTCGCGAACAGGAAAATTGCTTTTTTTGGCACGCCCGAGGAGTTGTCGGGCAGCGACGACAAATATCTGCGCGACTTCCTCGGCGGATTCTGA